The Lasioglossum baleicum chromosome 5, iyLasBale1, whole genome shotgun sequence genome segment CTGACGACGACGAATGGAAGAGGCGAAGAATGCTCTAGAACGCGGCCGGTTTCGAGTCCGATACAAGCTAGTTGCGAGAAGGCGCGTGCGTACGCGCGATCGACGCGTTGCGTGATGTCGCCGCGTCTCGATCGACGAATTGGCCCGGTGCCCCGACCAATCAAGACTTGGGGGCACGGCTGACACATTTGCTCCGATCCCCCGGTAGGGGTCAAGTAGAAACAACCCCTGAGATCGTCGCCGATCGTCGTCGATTAATCCGAGGAATTGTTTCTTTGCCGTTGTCTTTCGTCTTCctcgtctttctctctctctatcacgttgtcatcgtcgtcgtcgtcaatcGAAACCGTGTCCTCCAACGATCTTTATGTCTCCCATCTGCCGAGATCGCCTCAATCTTCTCTCTCCCCAGCGTCTTGTTCATCGTCTCGAATTCCTCCGAATTCGAGATATTATCCGAGGGTTCCGAGCCCGATACAGATTTTATTTGTTGCATCAGGAATCTGTGAACATACCGATATCAAGTAAATTCTTCTGTCTGATAAACCGGTATTGCTTGTTCCAATTAGACAAAGCTGCAGGAATGTGTCCAGAAAAAGGTGTCCACCGGATAGACACGACGACGGTCACATAATGACAAAACGAAAGCTTCCGAACGGTATCTCGTTTCACTCGGTGGCAGCATGGAAAAGTCTGCTCGGTCATCGAAAATTACGCGCGACTACCTGGAACGAAATGTAAGAAGAATAATAAGATTCGCGACAGGAATGTAACAAACGAAGGGTTTTAGGGGTTACAGACCTAAAGTTCAAATTAGATAATGAAGACGTGTTGTATATCGAACTAGCGACTAATTGTAAGTGAAACTGGGCTTCGGTTCACCGTCCGCTCCGTTTTTCATTTTCAGACGCGTGTCTGCGGTGCCAGGCGGAGAGCAAGAAGGACTTCTACGGCCGGCAACAGGACTGCGTGGTCGTTTGGGGAGAGTGCAACCATTCTTTCCACTACTGCTGCATGTCTCTCTGGGTGAAGCAGAGTAATCGTTGCCCCTTGTGCCAGCAGGAATGGTCCATTCAAcggatgggaaaataatcccgCGACAGGGACGAAACCCTGTGACCGGCTTCCTCTCCTTTTCCAAAGCATCCTCGCGGCACCCTGGTTTCCCTTCCCACGCCCTTCTCT includes the following:
- the LOC143209046 gene encoding RING-box protein 2-like, with the translated sequence MADSEQDFGDRSDNDNVKPDKLFILKKWNAVAMWSWDVECDTCAICRVQVMDACLRCQAESKKDFYGRQQDCVVVWGECNHSFHYCCMSLWVKQSNRCPLCQQEWSIQRMGK